Part of the Mytilus edulis chromosome 9, xbMytEdul2.2, whole genome shotgun sequence genome, TTAAGTGATTTTTTAGATTATAATGTAACTGCTAAAGCTGTTGCAGCTTCTGCAAATAGAGCACTTGGCCTTGTTATAGCCAAGTGCAAAATCTTAGGTGGTGTTACTCAtaatgtcttttcaaaattatatgaGAGTTTGGTGCTTCCAATTGTTGAATATGGTGCTGGTATTTGGGGTTGCAAaaatttttcttttgtaaatacCATCCATAATAGAGCTTGCAGATTTTTTCTTGGAGTGGGTAAATATACCCCAAATGCTGCAGTTGCAGGGGATATGGGGTGGATACCTATCTTTCAAAAACAATGGCAATGCTTAATTCGACTATGGTGCCGTTTGAACAATATGAGTTCTGAtcgtttaaacagaaaaaaattcatATGGGCAGACATTATGAATAAAAAACATAAGTGtataaaaaattggaatttttatgTAAGGAAAACGTTTTCGGAGTATAATGCAGAACATTTGTGTATCATTACAGATTATGTTGATAGTACCTCAGTTGTCAATACTGTTATGTCTAAAATGTTTAGTAAATATGCCGAACAGTGGCAAGGCAATTTACAATCAGAGAAAGCTTTATCTGGTAAAGGTGGTAACAAACTTCGTACATAAAATCTATTAAAGAACAGTTTTGAAACGGAAACTTATTGTAAAATTCCAATGCTATTTTCGCAAAGAACCACCATTTTACACATTtgttctatgttcctctactttcctaatcaccacaaatggttaagctcagtcatttgtaaaacatagaaacatgtccaatatcactacacagagatttttttcTGACGTGACTTTTgaagttcctcatttcgaggggCATTAGGGATGTTGTTCCAACTGCCAGTCTACTTACTGATTGCCCTTGGAGAAAGTTTTCCTcctgcagatgtcagtataattAAATGGTATCTACTAGTTATAGCAGTAAAGCAATAAACAATGCACATCCATCTGTAACGGATCTATTGCTGTGTTTGAGGTAGCTTGAGTGACCAATTTTTTTTCGACAGTTTTTTCTTACAGTTCTAAATGgactttcaaatttcaattaaaaacaagGATCACGGACTTTGTTTCTACGTTGATACATATTGAAATTAACGTAAATTATAGTTATTCTATATGGGGTAGTTATGTTTTCCTTATTCATGAAACCATAAACAATAGAATGTTTGAAGTTCAATGAGT contains:
- the LOC139489953 gene encoding uncharacterized protein, which codes for MCGIDIDDEKVCILLYADDVVLLANNEKELQILLKASDIWCGDNYMTINSKKCNIVHFRTPSVNKSHVEFKCGNDIIEYSTTYTYLGLVLSDFLDYNVTAKAVAASANRALGLVIAKCKILGGVTHNVFSKLYESLVLPIVEYGADYVDSTSVVNTVMSKMFSKYAEQWQGNLQSEKALSGKGGNKLRT